A genome region from Natranaeroarchaeum sulfidigenes includes the following:
- a CDS encoding CBS domain-containing protein, producing the protein MVRTASFMTEPVETVHRDSRVDDVLERLAQADFEGFPVVDDDERVVGIVTQTDLVRLFRKKDRIVWIPIGVPPFSETLTYGFDLSLDELDIGIDAAKAARKPIHEIMTTDVVTVTPDTALEEVIVLLTDEERDINRLPVVEDHRIVGIVTREDALRAVRDNS; encoded by the coding sequence ATGGTGCGAACAGCCTCCTTCATGACGGAGCCGGTCGAGACCGTTCACCGCGACAGCCGGGTAGACGACGTACTCGAACGGCTCGCACAGGCCGATTTCGAGGGGTTTCCGGTCGTCGATGACGACGAACGGGTCGTCGGCATCGTTACACAGACCGATCTCGTCCGCCTGTTTCGCAAGAAAGACCGCATCGTCTGGATCCCGATCGGTGTTCCGCCCTTCAGCGAGACACTGACGTATGGTTTCGACCTTTCCCTCGACGAACTCGACATCGGGATCGACGCGGCGAAAGCAGCCCGCAAGCCGATCCACGAAATCATGACCACGGACGTCGTCACGGTTACCCCCGACACTGCTCTCGAGGAGGTCATCGTTCTACTCACCGACGAAGAACGAGATATCAACCGCCTTCCGGTCGTCGAAGACCATCGGATTGTCGGCATTGTCACGCGGGAGGACGCCCTGCGAGCGGTTCGGGATAACAGCTAG
- a CDS encoding MATE family efflux transporter, producing the protein MYRPPNPIRLLILWIGLGLARAGLIDRERAIQTTELAWPRIVTGIARMSKGAVDVALVGVAVGTSAVAGVGFAGPFWGLAFALGGGVAGGTIALVSQRYGAEAHDELGLAVRSSTLLTVVITIPVTIVFWLIPHELISIISSNQAAIDYGALYLQYVGLGVPFAALNLVGSRTLVGADDAYTAMLVRAGGAIANIILSVILIFWLDMGVIGAAWGTVLANIAVTATFAMGLVWGRFPTMGEFPVQIDPTGTYVDPGTLHDLVEIGLPVGARNLVWTVAEFPMLGILDIFGENTVAAFVIARRIWGIMNAPGWGFGLASSSLVGQALGKNDEGTATAYGYDIIIFSVVTYALSAVIIAIFAEDLVVLFSDDPAGGEIPIAINLVYAACVAVVFAGVSSAAAGPLDASGDTRVPFVSQFIGMFGVAIPLAYLGATTPLGYWGLYLAFVAETTVPAAINYWRFQTGKWKGISEAYRPDVTADD; encoded by the coding sequence GTGTATCGTCCCCCCAACCCGATCCGGCTCCTCATTCTCTGGATCGGGCTCGGACTTGCCCGTGCCGGGTTGATCGACCGGGAGCGTGCCATCCAGACGACAGAACTCGCGTGGCCCCGGATCGTTACGGGTATCGCGCGGATGTCGAAAGGTGCAGTCGACGTGGCACTGGTCGGCGTCGCGGTCGGTACCTCGGCAGTCGCGGGCGTCGGCTTTGCCGGACCGTTCTGGGGTCTCGCGTTCGCGCTCGGAGGCGGGGTCGCCGGCGGTACCATTGCACTCGTCTCCCAGCGATACGGTGCGGAAGCCCACGACGAGCTCGGGCTCGCGGTCCGATCGAGCACCCTGCTCACAGTCGTGATCACGATTCCAGTGACCATCGTTTTCTGGCTTATCCCACACGAACTCATCTCGATCATCTCCAGCAATCAGGCAGCGATCGATTACGGTGCCCTATATCTCCAGTACGTCGGGCTTGGCGTACCGTTCGCGGCACTCAACCTTGTCGGGAGTCGCACCCTCGTCGGAGCCGACGATGCCTATACTGCGATGCTGGTCCGGGCAGGTGGAGCGATTGCGAACATCATTCTCAGTGTTATCCTGATCTTCTGGCTGGATATGGGCGTTATCGGCGCGGCGTGGGGTACTGTCCTCGCAAACATCGCCGTCACCGCTACCTTCGCAATGGGGCTCGTCTGGGGGCGTTTCCCGACGATGGGTGAGTTCCCAGTGCAGATCGACCCCACTGGGACCTACGTCGATCCTGGAACGCTCCACGACCTGGTCGAGATCGGTCTGCCGGTCGGTGCGCGAAATCTCGTCTGGACCGTCGCAGAGTTCCCGATGCTCGGTATCCTCGACATCTTCGGTGAGAACACCGTCGCGGCGTTCGTCATCGCCCGTCGGATCTGGGGCATCATGAACGCGCCAGGGTGGGGCTTCGGACTCGCATCGTCAAGTCTCGTCGGGCAAGCACTCGGCAAAAACGACGAAGGAACTGCGACCGCCTACGGCTACGACATCATCATTTTCTCTGTCGTGACGTACGCACTCTCGGCGGTCATTATCGCCATTTTCGCCGAGGATCTGGTCGTCCTGTTCTCGGACGATCCGGCGGGCGGCGAGATACCGATCGCGATCAACCTCGTTTACGCGGCCTGTGTTGCAGTCGTCTTCGCGGGGGTCTCCAGCGCCGCTGCAGGGCCCCTCGATGCCAGCGGCGACACGCGTGTGCCCTTCGTCAGCCAGTTCATCGGGATGTTCGGCGTCGCCATCCCACTGGCCTATCTCGGCGCGACAACCCCGCTCGGCTACTGGGGGCTGTATCTGGCCTTCGTCGCGGAGACCACGGTCCCCGCGGCGATCAACTACTGGCGGTTCCAGACTGGCAAGTGGAAGGGAATTAGCGAGGCCTACCGGCCGGACGTCACGGCGGACGACTGA
- the trxA gene encoding thioredoxin, with product MSSDDERERIRERKKEQLKKQLGEADPAEEGNTTSEGTPSTPIHIDGSGEFEEVVESNRVVLVDCYADWCGPCQMMEPTIDALAAETDAAVAKVDVDANQRLAGQLGAQSIPTLLLYVDGEPVERLVGAKDRGTLESLIAQYR from the coding sequence TCCGCGAACGCAAAAAAGAACAGCTGAAGAAACAACTCGGTGAAGCTGACCCCGCTGAGGAGGGCAATACTACTAGCGAAGGGACCCCAAGTACACCGATTCACATCGACGGCTCGGGGGAATTCGAGGAGGTAGTCGAGTCCAATCGGGTCGTGCTGGTCGACTGTTACGCGGACTGGTGTGGTCCGTGTCAGATGATGGAGCCGACGATCGACGCGCTGGCTGCGGAGACTGACGCCGCGGTAGCGAAAGTGGACGTCGACGCCAACCAGCGACTCGCGGGACAGCTGGGTGCCCAGAGTATTCCCACCCTCCTGTTGTACGTCGATGGGGAGCCTGTCGAACGACTGGTCGGCGCGAAAGACAGAGGAACACTCGAATCGCTGATCGCACAGTATCGCTGA